CAATGGCTACGACATCGATCCTCTTGAACTAGCCAAAAGGGCAGATCACGCCGCAGTCTTTCTCCCGCTACGAAAGCTATTCGCCAAAGCCCGCAAACACCGTGAATCAGAACTCGCTCGCCTCAAAGCAAACCAAGACGAAGCCCGTCGGCTCGATTTTGCAGAGCGCATGAACCCAGCACAAGCACGTTTTGGTCCCGTCCCTGGCGCTGAAAACGTCATGGAACAAATGCGCGAGAAGTGGTGGTCTCTCGTTCGCCCAGACGGTTCCAGTCCCATGCCGTCATATTCCATCGCCCGCcaaccccctccccctcAGGAGCCCGCGTCTGCGACAGCTGCCTCTGGCAACGATACACTGAAACCACCGGGCAACATCCCTGTACAGCTTAACCTGTCTAGCGCGGCAATGGAATATATGAACGAACTCATGGCACAGCCAAACCCAAATGTGGCTGAATTCTGGCGGATAGACAACATTGCAAACAATGGCGGCAATCTGGGCTCATCGGGGTCGGCTCCGTCTGCCCCTATGCCCCTTCAGAATGAGATGAGCGAGGATATTCTTCGACAGCAGGCACTCATGTTGCAGGCGCAGCCATCCAAGGATGATGGTCTGACGCCATATTTGTGGAGTGATCCGTTTACTGTGATGAATACACAGTTTGATGTGACGGAGGATGCGGATATGCTGGGGGATGATTTCGATTGGCAGGATTGGAGTCAAAGCATCAGGGGGTTGGAGATGGGGAGTACGCAGAAACATGAGGGTTGGTGAAGCAAAAGGAAAATCAACAGGACCGACTGATGGGGCCGTGGTGTTTGGGTGTATTGTTCCTTGGGGGCGTTTGCTGCTGTGCATGTACGATAAATTTGAGGGAATTCGGTGGGATATGAgttttggtgttttggcattgatgagaaAACCTATACCACTTACTTAGTATGAATTTAAAGTTCGCGTCACCATAAACTTAGATGGTCGCTTTGCGAATTTACGGTGATAAAAATCTTCCAGGGAAAAAAATCTAGATGGTCTCGAGAGGGAGATTTGAGAATGTCTTCTCCTGGTCGTGTATAGTGTAGGGGAATGTACAAGACATGATCCACATCTTGATCAACCGAGGTACCTTGGAGGCTTGGACGTGGTAGACTAGGATCGGATAACGCGTTTATTCGAATATTTTTCGGCGTCGTGGAATGCGTGAAAACGATCATTAGGCCCTATTGATGTACAACCTGCCACTCTGTTAATTGATGCCTGATGCTCTTAAAGTCTCGGAGAAATGAAATCGTCATTCTGGCCCACTTTTATTTTCGATCTCAGCTGGCAACTGCGAGACCCATCCCGACCTTTGTTTACTTGCTGTATGCATCATTCTCCAACCTTTTTGCGAAACAAGGTCGACGATAACAGAAACGAAGAACTTTTCAAGTGCTGCAATGGATCCTGGTCGCCGGGTAATGATTGACGACCGGAGGCCTCCCAGTCGCCGTGATGCAACATCTGCCCGCGCCGACGCGTACAACCGAATCTCGAAATCCACAAAACCCGGGCCTTCCAAGACGGCTCAAAATGCAGCCAAGTATCTcacagaagaagagcagTCGAGGAAGTTCGTAGCGGATGAAGATAAATTTGTGCTGAAAcagtccaagaagaaggcagaCATCCGGGTTCGTGAGGGACGAGCAAAACCAATCGACCGGCTCGCCTTCAATCTGCGCTATATTGACGAGGAACGAGATGTtttcgatgacgatgagggcGATATGGATATCCAGCTCGATGCACCGGAAGTGATTGTCCAGGGGTTGACCTTGGCTCAACTCAAGGAACTCGAATCGGATATTTCTTCCTATCACATACTTGAGACGGACAGACGAAATCGACAATACTGGGAAGCTTTGCGTGCAATCTGCGTGGACCTGAAGTCGAAAGTCGATACGAATACTCGAGATGGGCGTGTGGTGAATAGCGTCGTGGACGATATTGATCGCATTCTAAGCCCAAAATCGTATGATCAATTAGAGGCCCTGGAGAAGCAAATCAAGACCAAGTTGCAGACTGATGAAAATATCGACACCGATTACTGGGAACAGTTGTTGCGCCATCTTTTGGTTTGGAAGTCCAAGGCTACCTTGACGCGAATTTACAATGAGATCAAAGAGAAGCGGGCTGAGATGCTGAAAACACGAGGGCCAGTAGCACGACCGAAACAAGACGCAAAAGCAATTTCAAATGCAGCCGTCCCTTCTGAACCGCAACCTTCTCCTCAGCCGGTGGCGAATGAAGATGCCTCCAACGTCACCAACGCCCTCTACGACCGAGAAGCCGCGAGAGGTGTCTCCGAGAATGAAGAGATTTTTAATGCGGAAGAACAAGTACCTACTGGCTCGAAACCTCAATGGGCAGACACATACACAGCACGCAAGCCGAGATACTTCAACAGAGTCCAGATGGGGTACGAATGGAATAAATACAACCAAACCCATTACGACCACGACAATCCGCCCCCAAAAGTCGTTCAGGGATACaagtttaatatattttatcCTGATCTTATTGATAAAACGAAAGCACCCACTTTCAAGATCATCCGCGAGCATGGAAGGCGGAAAGGGGAGTCGTTTGCAGCGGCTGGTGAAGCCGATACATGCCTTATTCGATTCATAGCGGGACCGCCTTATGAGGATATTGCCTTTCGAATTGTGGACAGAGAATGGGATTATAGTGCAAAGAGGGAGCGTGGATTCAAGAGTTCGTTTGAAAAGGTATGGCTAAATCTAGCAATTCTTTGACTAGGCTCGATTCTCAATGCAGGATTTGTCACGTACTAATTTCTGTCAAGGGCATCTTGCAACTGCATTTTCAGTTCAAAAAGGTAAGCGCTCGCAGGCCCCCCCAAAGTTGTTCTGGAAAGGCGGCTAATCTGAGCCCTGCAGATATTCTACCGCAAGTAGACTGGGAAGATGTTTGCAGGCTTGCATGGTTTCCTCAGCCGCACAGTCGTTTGCCGAGGCGCGGCCGCTTGAATGACATCCGATTGAGTAGCGGAGTGGCCGGGGGGGAGCGACTCACTGATCGTCTCTGCAGGACCATCTTACTTACATGGTGTTGACGTGCTGCTATTTACTTGGGATGAAAACCACAATATGCAGGCTCTGGGCAACGCAATTTGTCCAAATAGATCACCAAGGCTCTGCTTATCGGTTGTTGACTTCCCGTCGATCCTTTGTGCCACGCTGCTGGCGTGCAGCCGTGCCTCATGTTCATCCCTGATTCTTTATTACTTGCATTCGCTGTCCCCACCATGTATCAGACAGATaccggcgtcgtcgtcatttGACAACGCAGGTATGGGCCGTACCTACTTTCTTTTGACCAGCGTGTCGGTGTAAGGGGCCGCACTGCCCACCCACGCCCATGACCATGAGATGGATCCCACGGAattctttactttttttttcttcggcACTGTTCGTTAGATGCACTACTGGTGGCTGAATTCTCAGACGCAGGGGGGATGTCACATATTGGACACTGTCTGGATTGGTGCGGTGTCGCCTGGTGGAATCTGCTGTTTGGCAACCAAGGTCCTCTCTATCACAAGAGCTGGGATCGAGGCGTAATACATGACCAAACTAAGTACCTGCAGCCGAATCTTACATGCATCCCTGATCTACTCTTCGGGGGTTTTCCCGCCAACTCGAGCTGCTCGACAAGGATCACGGCCCAGCCTGCTGAGGCGGGTTGAGGGTTCGTGGACAAGGAGCCTGATTCTAGAAACTCGTCGTCTTCCCTGCATGCTGCATCTCTGGAAAACTTTGGAGCACCATGCTATTGGGTTCCAGCCCTCCGGGTTGCGGCTAACGCTGGATGTTGATCTGAGATGGCCTGCATGGACGGTTTCCTGGCGACCATCAAGATGCGAAGGTGTACAACTTCTGCCGCGCGCAGGCCTCAATGACTTCAGAGATGGGAAGACGGAGCCTTACGCTCCCCAAGTGCAGTCATTTCCAACGACTTGGCCTCCCCCAGTGTCTCCCAATGCCCTCCTGGTTACACAAGCCTTCGTTTGGTGAAATCGTCCAGGCTCATTTACAGCTTTGCCCTGTCTCACAGCCCTCTGGTCGAAATCCTTGCTTGATTGCCCACCCCGGACACACCTCACCAGGCCCAACCGCCACACGCCCCTACGAAGGGTCTGTGTCTGTGTCTgtgaggacgagggcgaaCCGCACACCTCACCTCTTGGTCTCGCGGGCCCATCCGAAAGGACGACTTGCTCGAGATGCATGCCGAACGTTAGACGTTGAGGTTTTGTGCCAATTTTTGGGCAGGAGAGGaagggccatggccatcagcCGGCCCGTCTACGGTGCCATGCCCCGAATACCAGGTTTACCTTGTCCGTGCTCAGCGCATCCAGATGTGCGCACAAATGGAGGTACACACGTGCGTGCGTGCATACTGAATACCTACGACACAGAAACATGGGTCGACTGGTGTTTTTTCTCGAGTGTACTACATTGGTGAATGCTTGTATCAGGCTACTCAGGCTCAAGCCCCTTTGCCATGGTGCACGCCCTCCCCAGAACGGCCGGCTTGGTGCCCGCCAACAGACTTGGATGGATAGGACAACGCCCAGGCAAGAAGTTGTCGGCGAGAGCCATGGCTTCAAGGCTAGTTGAGGCAGTTGATTCCTATTATAACGACTTCTCAGTCCATTTGAAAGAACCCGGCCACCTTCCtgtattttttttcattccTAGATACCGCGGGTCGAGACGATTTATATGCGCCTTTGTTGCGGCTGGCAAAGCACCCCTTTCTCGTTATATCCCTACATTGCTGTTCTTGATCTCAACGGGTCCTCTTATACAACTGAGTCAACTTGTGCAGTGTGTTACCGCTGCATGTGACGACCATCGACACCTATCAAGCGCTCCGACGTGCATCTCCAATCCACATATACACATCTACGCGCAGAATAGCACCACTTCATTTGTCTAGCCAAGGCGGACATATACGGAGGACGCTCTGCCTTTGGACGGGAAGACCGGACGGGAAGTACAGCCGTGTGAGCTTCGGCCTTGGTTGACCTCCAAAGACAGATGGGTCCACCATTCTCTGACAAGAGATATCCCGTGAGCTACACGAACTCTTTGGAAGTTGTTAGGGTTGAGCAGCAGAAGCCAGTCACCATGGCAGAGTTTGCTGCGACTCAACTCAT
The DNA window shown above is from Metarhizium brunneum chromosome 1, complete sequence and carries:
- the CTN gene encoding Cactin, which translates into the protein MDPGRRVMIDDRRPPSRRDATSARADAYNRISKSTKPGPSKTAQNAAKYLTEEEQSRKFVADEDKFVLKQSKKKADIRVREGRAKPIDRLAFNLRYIDEERDVFDDDEGDMDIQLDAPEVIVQGLTLAQLKELESDISSYHILETDRRNRQYWEALRAICVDLKSKVDTNTRDGRVVNSVVDDIDRILSPKSYDQLEALEKQIKTKLQTDENIDTDYWEQLLRHLLVWKSKATLTRIYNEIKEKRAEMLKTRGPVARPKQDAKAISNAAVPSEPQPSPQPVANEDASNVTNALYDREAARGVSENEEIFNAEEQVPTGSKPQWADTYTARKPRYFNRVQMGYEWNKYNQTHYDHDNPPPKVVQGYKFNIFYPDLIDKTKAPTFKIIREHGRRKGESFAAAGEADTCLIRFIAGPPYEDIAFRIVDREWDYSAKRERGFKSSFEKGILQLHFQFKKIFYRK